From one Mycolicibacterium sp. HK-90 genomic stretch:
- a CDS encoding OPT family oligopeptide transporter, translated as MAVTHPTTPTLRELTVRGILLGGAITLVFTAANVYLGLKVGLTFATAIPAAVISMAILRNFANHSIVENNIVQTVASAAGTLSAIIFVLPGLIMIGWWTGFPYWITVALCAFGGILGVMYSIPLRRALVTGSDLPYPEGVAAAEVLKVGDSSGGAEDNRVGIRVIAFGALVSAGFGLLANLKVLANYVAAYFRVGAGGSMFGASLSLALIGVGHLIGMTVGIAMLVGLVISFGVLLPIRTIGSFGTGEISDVIDAVFVDEVRFIGAGAIAVAAVWTLLKILRPIIKGIKDALASARDRRQGQLVDIIQRDIPFPIVVGVILAMLIPIAVLLWDFSHTTVLQGSATGIIVASVVFVFVIGLVIAAVCGYMAGLIGSSNSPISGVGILTVLIAAVLIKLVFGRADDEQSVALIAFTLFVAAITFGVATISNDNLQDLKTGQLVGATPWKQQVALVIGVLFGSAIIPPVLDLMQQAFGFLGAPGATDNALAAPQAALISSLAKGVFGGSLDWSLIGLGAAIGVVIVIADEILTRTTRFGLPPLAVGMGMYLPMSLTLIIPLGALLGWFYNRWADHTGGNVERKKRLGVLLATGMIVGESLYGVVFAGFVAGTGNDAPFAIFTGNDGTPAELIGIVGFALVLLWLYKRTQKIAGRELVKV; from the coding sequence TTGGCCGTCACACACCCCACCACGCCGACCCTGCGTGAACTGACCGTCCGCGGGATCCTGCTCGGCGGCGCGATCACGCTGGTGTTCACCGCCGCGAACGTCTACCTCGGCCTCAAGGTCGGCCTGACCTTCGCCACCGCCATCCCGGCCGCGGTGATCTCGATGGCGATCCTGCGCAACTTCGCCAACCACTCGATCGTGGAGAACAACATCGTGCAGACGGTCGCCTCGGCGGCAGGCACGCTCTCGGCGATCATCTTCGTGCTGCCCGGGCTCATCATGATCGGTTGGTGGACCGGCTTCCCGTACTGGATCACCGTGGCCTTGTGCGCCTTCGGCGGCATCCTCGGCGTGATGTATTCCATCCCGCTACGCCGGGCCCTGGTGACCGGCTCGGATCTGCCCTACCCCGAGGGCGTGGCCGCCGCCGAGGTGCTCAAGGTCGGTGACAGCTCCGGCGGCGCCGAGGACAACCGCGTCGGCATCCGGGTCATCGCGTTCGGCGCCCTGGTGTCGGCGGGGTTCGGGCTACTGGCCAACCTGAAGGTGCTCGCCAACTATGTGGCGGCGTACTTCCGGGTGGGGGCCGGCGGCTCGATGTTCGGTGCGAGCCTGTCACTGGCGTTGATCGGGGTGGGGCATCTGATCGGGATGACCGTCGGGATCGCGATGCTCGTCGGGTTGGTCATCTCGTTCGGGGTGCTGCTGCCGATCCGCACCATCGGCTCGTTCGGGACCGGCGAGATCTCCGACGTGATCGACGCGGTGTTCGTTGACGAGGTGCGGTTCATCGGGGCCGGGGCGATCGCGGTGGCCGCGGTGTGGACGCTGCTGAAAATCCTGCGCCCGATCATCAAGGGCATCAAAGACGCGCTGGCCTCGGCCCGCGACCGCCGGCAGGGCCAGCTGGTCGACATCATCCAGCGCGACATCCCGTTCCCCATCGTCGTCGGCGTCATCCTGGCGATGCTGATCCCAATTGCGGTGCTGCTGTGGGATTTCAGCCACACCACGGTGCTGCAGGGAAGTGCGACCGGGATCATCGTGGCCAGCGTGGTGTTCGTCTTCGTCATCGGCCTGGTGATCGCCGCGGTCTGCGGCTACATGGCCGGGCTGATCGGCTCGTCGAACAGCCCGATCTCCGGGGTCGGCATCCTGACCGTGCTGATCGCCGCGGTGCTGATCAAGCTCGTGTTCGGCCGCGCCGACGATGAGCAGTCGGTCGCACTGATCGCCTTCACCCTGTTCGTCGCGGCCATCACCTTCGGCGTCGCGACCATCTCCAACGACAACCTGCAAGACCTCAAAACCGGCCAACTCGTCGGCGCCACCCCGTGGAAACAACAGGTGGCCTTGGTGATCGGCGTCTTGTTCGGCTCGGCGATCATCCCGCCGGTGCTCGACCTGATGCAACAAGCCTTCGGGTTCCTCGGCGCCCCCGGTGCCACCGACAACGCGCTCGCCGCACCCCAGGCCGCGCTGATCTCGTCGCTGGCCAAGGGCGTGTTCGGCGGTTCACTGGACTGGTCACTGATCGGCCTGGGCGCGGCCATCGGGGTGGTGATCGTCATCGCCGATGAGATCCTCACCCGCACCACACGATTCGGCCTGCCCCCGCTGGCCGTCGGGATGGGCATGTACCTGCCGATGAGCCTGACCTTGATCATCCCGCTCGGCGCGCTCCTGGGCTGGTTCTACAACCGCTGGGCCGACCACACCGGTGGCAACGTGGAACGCAAGAAGCGTCTCGGCGTCCTGCTGGCCACCGGCATGATCGTCGGCGAAAGCCTCTACGGCGTCGTCTTCGCCGGATTCGTCGCCGGCACCGGCAACGACGCACCCTTCGCGATCTTCACCGGTAATGACGGGACTCCCGCAGAGCTCATCGGGATCGTCGGATTCGCGCTGGTTCTCCTGTGGCTCTACAAGCGGACGCAGAAGATTGCGGGGCGTGAGCTGGTGAAGGTGTAA
- a CDS encoding AbrB/MazE/SpoVT family DNA-binding domain-containing protein: MEAVIDSGGRVVLPKQLRDALGLTPGTTVDISAYGGGLQIVPGGRTARLQRDENGRLVAKAETVVTDEMMFALIDSGRR; encoded by the coding sequence ATGGAGGCCGTCATCGATTCCGGAGGTCGAGTCGTCCTGCCCAAGCAACTGCGCGATGCACTGGGGCTGACTCCGGGTACGACGGTCGACATCTCGGCGTACGGCGGCGGACTGCAGATCGTCCCGGGTGGCAGGACCGCACGGCTGCAGCGGGATGAGAACGGGCGCCTGGTGGCAAAGGCCGAGACGGTCGTTACCGACGAGATGATGTTCGCTCTCATCGATTCGGGACGGCGCTGA
- a CDS encoding type II toxin-antitoxin system VapC family toxin, translating to MTPVPVTAVDTSVAVPLLVSSHQQHAAVARWATSRTLGLSGQALAETYSVLTRLPGDARVDPADAVTLIDENFPESFPLGVRAARAAHREFARRGIAGGATYDGLVALAAREHGVVLVTRDARARATYEALGVITEVLADSPSS from the coding sequence CTGACGCCGGTGCCCGTCACAGCGGTCGACACCAGCGTCGCGGTGCCCCTCCTCGTGAGCTCCCACCAACAGCACGCGGCCGTCGCCCGGTGGGCGACGAGCAGGACACTCGGGCTCAGTGGGCAAGCGCTCGCCGAGACATATTCGGTGTTGACACGTCTGCCCGGCGACGCCCGCGTCGATCCGGCTGATGCGGTCACCCTGATCGACGAGAATTTTCCCGAGTCCTTCCCGCTCGGAGTCCGTGCCGCGCGCGCCGCTCACCGCGAGTTCGCCCGGCGGGGCATCGCAGGGGGAGCTACGTATGACGGGCTCGTGGCATTGGCGGCTCGTGAGCATGGGGTCGTCCTGGTTACCCGGGATGCACGTGCGCGCGCGACCTACGAAGCGCTCGGGGTGATCACGGAAGTGCTGGCGGACAGCCCCTCGTCGTGA